A single region of the Chryseobacterium sp. 6424 genome encodes:
- a CDS encoding reprolysin-like metallopeptidase codes for MKRIFTSLLCGLMSTAAFSQWSPTTMQGERIQPTANARSYYSLDLDAIRSTLTKASETGKGAAPIEIKLPTLTGKIERFAVYSAPVVVKSLADRYQLGSYVGVGIDDPTAYVRFSVAPNDFQSMIVRNGKYEFIEPQNRQKTVYGVIPKTNKTESDRAFVCSTSEAPANKQQMDKLFSDNKSFTNSPLEFSKASDKKFRTMRIAISVTGEYTTYFGGVANALAAINATMTRTNGVFEKDFALRLILQDFPELIYENAATDPYSPAAQGADGAWNLELQKTLTSKIGNNAYDIGHLFGASGGGGNAGCIGCVCINPATATSKAKGSAFTSPANGIPAGDTFDIDYVAHEIGHQLGANHTFSMSLESGTGVNVEPGSGSTIMGYAGITGNTDVQQHSDAYFHYASIKQVQDNLVAKTCDIETNITNNPPVISNMGELTIPKGTPFVLTAQATDAENDALTYTWEQVDNAITPTNAQNLGTLTNGPSFRSWLPTPSPVRYFPKFSTVLAGNTKNTTDWEAVSTVARVQNFQVTVRDNHPDVAQQQTQSVLQKVTVSNNGPFKIISTKVYNNAPGPLYWNVEGTNVAPFNAANVKIDYTTDNGATWTVLAASTPNDGQEDFHFPALSSGATIKLRISAIGNVFYTIAPLTVSQIAACDGSAPTNLVVSDITHNTAVLNWDAMSGATYMVRYKKAADAAWTEVPVNIAYFTMTNLEDYATYNVQVAAVCSGNVGTYTTTANFSTLLVPYCVMTSSDASYEYISNVTVTPDGGTVMSSNSGATTYSNYSGDTARMINLKQGTTNNIISVTKKWVGTKYNEAITVWIDFNRNGIYEDTEMIMSTSLNKTTPETKNFAVPADAYAGEKPVGMRVVLSNARQLQPCKSFSYGEVEDYAVKISANLAANDLVKNNAVQVYPNPAVDVLNITKVTDSATYTIYNVTGQAVAKGKIIDNKVQVSQLSKGVYIISIQNRGETSQVKFIKK; via the coding sequence ATGAAGAGAATTTTTACCTCTTTACTTTGCGGGTTAATGTCAACGGCTGCGTTTTCACAATGGAGTCCCACAACCATGCAGGGAGAAAGAATTCAACCGACGGCCAATGCCAGAAGTTATTATTCATTGGATCTTGACGCGATAAGATCCACGCTTACAAAAGCAAGTGAAACAGGCAAAGGTGCTGCGCCTATAGAAATTAAACTGCCCACGCTTACCGGAAAGATAGAAAGGTTCGCGGTGTACAGCGCACCGGTAGTGGTGAAATCCCTTGCAGACCGCTATCAATTGGGTTCTTACGTCGGAGTAGGGATTGATGACCCTACAGCGTACGTACGTTTTAGTGTGGCTCCCAACGACTTTCAGTCCATGATTGTCCGCAATGGCAAATACGAGTTCATTGAGCCTCAGAACAGGCAAAAAACCGTGTACGGAGTAATTCCGAAAACCAATAAAACCGAGAGCGACCGCGCCTTTGTGTGTTCAACCAGTGAAGCCCCGGCTAACAAACAGCAGATGGATAAGCTGTTCTCTGATAACAAATCATTTACGAATAGCCCGCTTGAGTTTAGCAAAGCGTCTGATAAGAAATTCAGGACCATGCGTATTGCTATATCTGTAACTGGTGAATATACCACCTATTTCGGCGGTGTAGCCAACGCGCTGGCAGCGATTAATGCTACAATGACCAGAACGAACGGTGTTTTTGAAAAGGACTTTGCGCTTCGGTTAATTTTGCAGGATTTCCCTGAGCTTATTTATGAAAACGCGGCCACAGACCCTTACTCTCCTGCGGCACAAGGTGCTGATGGAGCTTGGAATCTTGAGTTACAGAAGACACTTACATCAAAAATTGGCAATAATGCTTATGATATTGGTCACCTGTTTGGTGCCTCTGGCGGTGGTGGTAACGCCGGCTGTATTGGTTGTGTATGTATAAACCCTGCAACAGCAACTTCTAAGGCAAAAGGATCAGCGTTTACTTCTCCGGCTAATGGCATCCCAGCGGGTGATACGTTTGATATTGATTATGTAGCCCACGAAATCGGACATCAGTTAGGCGCTAACCATACTTTTTCCATGAGTTTAGAGTCGGGTACAGGAGTTAATGTAGAACCAGGATCGGGAAGTACTATTATGGGATATGCAGGCATAACGGGTAATACTGATGTGCAGCAGCATTCTGATGCCTATTTCCATTATGCGTCCATCAAACAGGTGCAGGACAATTTGGTGGCTAAAACTTGCGATATCGAAACCAACATCACCAACAACCCACCGGTGATTTCAAACATGGGAGAACTTACCATTCCGAAGGGGACTCCGTTTGTGTTAACTGCACAAGCTACAGATGCGGAGAACGATGCGCTTACCTATACATGGGAGCAGGTAGATAATGCTATTACACCTACCAATGCCCAAAACCTTGGCACACTTACAAACGGACCGAGCTTCCGTTCCTGGCTGCCAACACCCAGCCCTGTACGTTATTTCCCTAAGTTTTCAACCGTATTGGCGGGCAATACCAAGAACACTACCGACTGGGAAGCGGTTTCTACTGTTGCCAGAGTGCAAAACTTCCAGGTAACGGTACGCGATAATCATCCTGATGTCGCACAACAGCAGACACAGAGTGTCTTACAAAAAGTAACGGTAAGCAATAACGGTCCATTTAAAATTATTTCGACTAAAGTCTATAATAATGCCCCAGGTCCACTCTATTGGAATGTGGAAGGCACAAATGTGGCTCCGTTCAATGCAGCAAACGTGAAGATTGATTATACAACAGACAATGGTGCGACATGGACGGTATTGGCAGCATCAACGCCTAATGATGGTCAGGAAGACTTTCATTTTCCTGCGTTATCCTCAGGTGCAACAATAAAACTTCGGATATCAGCCATCGGAAATGTATTTTATACGATAGCGCCGCTCACAGTTTCGCAGATCGCTGCTTGTGATGGTAGCGCTCCTACTAATTTAGTGGTCTCTGACATTACGCATAATACAGCCGTCCTTAACTGGGATGCCATGTCAGGCGCGACTTATATGGTAAGATATAAGAAAGCTGCTGATGCTGCTTGGACAGAAGTTCCTGTAAATATTGCTTACTTCACAATGACCAATCTGGAGGATTATGCCACGTATAATGTGCAGGTTGCAGCCGTTTGTTCGGGTAACGTAGGTACATATACGACAACAGCTAATTTCTCCACGTTACTTGTACCATATTGTGTAATGACTTCAAGCGATGCTTCTTATGAGTACATTTCTAATGTAACAGTAACCCCGGATGGCGGTACCGTAATGTCAAGCAATTCGGGAGCTACTACTTATTCTAATTACAGTGGGGATACTGCAAGAATGATTAACCTCAAACAAGGGACAACCAACAACATAATCTCAGTGACTAAAAAATGGGTTGGCACTAAATATAATGAAGCGATTACGGTTTGGATTGATTTCAACCGTAACGGAATCTATGAAGACACTGAAATGATCATGAGCACTTCTCTAAATAAAACGACACCGGAAACAAAAAATTTCGCTGTGCCAGCCGATGCTTATGCAGGTGAAAAACCGGTAGGGATGAGGGTCGTGTTGTCTAATGCTAGGCAATTACAACCATGTAAAAGTTTTAGTTATGGTGAAGTAGAGGATTATGCGGTGAAAATATCGGCAAACCTTGCGGCGAATGATTTGGTAAAAAATAATGCGGTACAGGTTTACCCGAACCCGGCTGTTGATGTACTGAACATTACGAAGGTTACTGACAGCGCTACCTACACTATTTACAATGTTACCGGCCAAGCCGTAGCAAAAGGTAAAATCATTGATAATAAAGTACAGGTTTCACAACTATCAAAAGGAGTGTACATTATTTCTATCCAGAACAGAGGTGAAACAAGCCAAGTGAAGTTCATCAAGAAGTAA
- a CDS encoding fumarate reductase/succinate dehydrogenase flavoprotein subunit, with product MSKLDSKIPHGPLAEKWTNHKNHMNLVAPNNRDKIDIIVVGTGLAGGSAAATLAEQGYNVKAFCYQDSPRRAHSIAAQGGINAAKNYQGDGDSTYRLFYDTIKGGDYRAREANVYRLAEVSANIIDQCVAQGVPFGRDYGGQLDNRSFGGVQVKRTFYAKGQTGQQLLLGAYSAMSRQIGKGRIKMYNRHEMLELVIVDGKARGIIARNLVTGEIERHSAHAVVIASGGYGNVYFLSTNAMGSNVSAAWKIHKKGAYFANPCYVQIHPTCIPVHGTQQSKLTLMSESLRNSGRIWVPKNIEDAVAIREGKLRPENIAEENRDYYLERRYPAFGNLVPRDVASRAAKERCDAGFGIENNDTKEGVYLDFSTEIMKKGKEAALEMNIHNPSEQVIYDLGKAWIEEKYGNLFVMYEKITADNPYVTPMKIYPAVHYTMGGVWVDYNLQSTIPGCFVLGEANFSDHGANRLGASALMQGLADGYFVLPYTIADYLSADIRTGAISTTTPEFEEAEKEVRKQIDFFINNNGKHSVDYFHKKLGHIMWNKVGMGRTPEGLQEAIKEIEEVREEFWRDVKVPGTNDEMNMELEKALRVADFLELGQLMAIDALNREESCGGHFRWDHATPEGEAERDDENFKYVAAWEYRGPDIKQEIMHKEELIYENIEVKTRSYK from the coding sequence ATGAGCAAATTAGATTCAAAGATTCCACACGGTCCTTTGGCCGAAAAGTGGACCAACCATAAAAACCACATGAACCTTGTAGCGCCTAACAACCGAGACAAGATCGATATCATCGTTGTGGGGACCGGCCTTGCGGGCGGTTCTGCTGCTGCAACCTTAGCTGAACAGGGCTATAACGTAAAAGCTTTCTGCTATCAGGATTCTCCCCGAAGAGCGCATTCTATCGCCGCTCAGGGGGGTATCAACGCAGCCAAAAATTATCAGGGCGACGGTGACTCTACTTACCGTCTGTTCTATGACACCATCAAAGGTGGCGACTACCGTGCACGCGAAGCCAATGTTTACCGGCTTGCTGAAGTTTCCGCAAACATCATTGACCAGTGTGTGGCCCAAGGCGTACCTTTCGGTAGGGATTACGGCGGCCAGCTTGATAACCGTTCGTTCGGTGGTGTACAGGTAAAAAGAACTTTTTACGCGAAAGGACAAACCGGGCAGCAGTTGCTTTTAGGAGCTTATTCTGCCATGAGCCGTCAGATCGGTAAAGGCCGCATCAAAATGTACAACCGTCATGAGATGCTTGAACTGGTAATCGTAGATGGAAAAGCACGTGGAATCATCGCCAGAAACCTCGTGACCGGCGAAATCGAAAGACATTCCGCACACGCCGTGGTGATCGCTTCCGGTGGTTATGGTAATGTGTACTTCCTTTCTACCAACGCGATGGGATCCAACGTTTCCGCTGCCTGGAAAATTCACAAAAAAGGCGCGTATTTCGCAAACCCTTGCTACGTGCAGATTCACCCGACCTGCATCCCAGTACACGGCACACAACAGTCTAAATTGACCTTAATGTCGGAATCTCTAAGGAACTCCGGTCGAATTTGGGTGCCAAAAAACATCGAAGACGCAGTGGCGATCCGCGAAGGAAAACTGAGACCAGAAAATATTGCCGAAGAAAACCGCGATTATTATCTTGAAAGAAGATATCCGGCATTCGGAAACCTGGTTCCGCGTGACGTGGCTTCCAGAGCGGCCAAAGAAAGATGCGACGCTGGTTTCGGTATTGAAAATAATGATACTAAAGAAGGCGTTTACCTTGATTTCTCTACGGAAATCATGAAAAAAGGAAAAGAGGCAGCTCTTGAAATGAACATCCACAACCCTTCAGAACAGGTTATTTATGACCTCGGAAAGGCCTGGATAGAGGAAAAATATGGTAACCTTTTCGTGATGTATGAAAAAATTACCGCAGATAATCCTTACGTAACTCCAATGAAGATATACCCGGCCGTTCACTACACAATGGGTGGCGTTTGGGTAGATTATAACCTGCAGTCAACCATCCCGGGATGTTTCGTTCTTGGTGAAGCTAACTTTTCAGATCACGGTGCGAACCGACTTGGCGCTTCCGCGTTAATGCAAGGTCTGGCCGACGGTTACTTTGTACTTCCTTATACCATCGCGGATTATTTATCAGCAGATATCCGAACGGGTGCGATTTCAACTACTACACCAGAGTTTGAGGAAGCAGAGAAAGAGGTGAGAAAACAGATTGATTTCTTTATAAACAATAACGGAAAACACTCGGTAGATTATTTCCACAAAAAATTGGGACACATCATGTGGAACAAAGTAGGGATGGGCCGTACACCGGAAGGTTTACAGGAAGCTATCAAAGAAATCGAAGAAGTACGCGAAGAATTCTGGAGAGATGTAAAAGTTCCTGGGACTAACGACGAAATGAACATGGAGCTTGAAAAAGCATTACGTGTGGCAGACTTCCTGGAGTTAGGACAACTGATGGCGATCGACGCACTGAACCGCGAAGAATCCTGTGGTGGGCACTTCCGTTGGGATCATGCTACGCCGGAAGGTGAAGCTGAGCGCGATGATGAAAACTTTAAGTATGTGGCCGCCTGGGAATACCGCGGGCCGGATATTAAGCAGGAAATCATGCACAAAGAAGAACTCATTTACGAGAATATCGAAGTTAAAACAAGAAGTTATAAATAA
- a CDS encoding DUF6452 family protein, with protein sequence MKLPSFFTSLLLLLLIVSCGSDDDICLSGEATPRMKLKFKTQSSGKLRTLDSVFVKVDYGNGLVPVIAARTRTDSVFVPLRVDDASVTKVFVGLSSTATNTEIDVRYTTKSAYVSPACGIKKVYENVSATLSGAGTVLGIEQNQSQITDESKTHFFLLF encoded by the coding sequence ATGAAATTGCCATCTTTTTTTACAAGTTTACTTTTATTGTTGCTTATCGTATCGTGTGGCAGCGATGATGATATTTGCCTCAGCGGTGAAGCTACACCCCGTATGAAACTGAAGTTTAAAACACAGTCCAGCGGCAAACTCCGCACGTTAGATTCTGTTTTTGTAAAAGTAGATTACGGCAATGGTTTAGTGCCCGTAATTGCTGCCAGAACAAGGACTGACTCGGTTTTCGTACCACTGCGCGTTGATGATGCATCGGTAACGAAAGTTTTTGTAGGCTTGTCTTCTACAGCCACCAATACAGAAATAGACGTACGTTATACCACCAAATCAGCGTATGTATCGCCAGCCTGTGGCATTAAGAAAGTTTATGAAAACGTAAGTGCCACTTTATCCGGCGCCGGCACCGTTCTCGGAATCGAACAGAACCAAAGTCAAATCACCGATGAATCTAAGACTCACTTTTTCCTGCTTTTTTAG
- a CDS encoding DUF6048 family protein — protein MNLRLTFSCFFSFLFCLLAAQKPVDSLKSKWDYKPNFMVGIDVLNAGMAAFSDRKVFQAFVSSRVSRHIHAVADAGFEKNVYEKNGYDAQASGAFIKLGGFYMLADDRENPLNGFYAGAKAAASVYTQEYEKVPVRGFGGSDTSASFPESSQRSYWLEAVIGGRVQLFESSFYIDVNLQPKYLLYATKQEDIEPMIVPGFGRSSAKFNMGFSWNIAYYF, from the coding sequence ATGAATCTAAGACTCACTTTTTCCTGCTTTTTTAGTTTCCTATTTTGTCTGCTTGCAGCACAAAAACCTGTGGATAGCCTGAAATCAAAATGGGATTATAAACCTAATTTCATGGTAGGCATTGATGTGCTGAATGCAGGGATGGCGGCATTTTCTGACCGTAAAGTGTTTCAGGCGTTTGTGTCGTCTCGGGTGTCACGCCATATTCATGCGGTAGCCGATGCAGGTTTCGAGAAGAATGTGTATGAGAAGAATGGGTATGATGCACAGGCCTCGGGTGCGTTTATAAAGTTGGGTGGCTTTTATATGCTGGCCGATGACCGCGAGAATCCTTTAAATGGCTTTTATGCAGGTGCAAAAGCAGCGGCTTCTGTCTATACCCAGGAATATGAAAAAGTTCCGGTGCGCGGTTTCGGGGGAAGCGATACCTCTGCCTCCTTTCCAGAGAGTTCACAGCGTTCTTATTGGCTGGAGGCGGTCATAGGCGGCCGTGTACAGCTATTTGAATCTTCTTTTTATATAGATGTCAACCTACAGCCTAAATATCTGCTGTATGCTACAAAACAGGAAGATATTGAGCCGATGATTGTACCAGGATTCGGTCGTAGCTCCGCAAAATTCAATATGGGCTTCTCTTGGAATATCGCTTACTATTTTTAA
- the rlmD gene encoding 23S rRNA (uracil(1939)-C(5))-methyltransferase RlmD, producing the protein MRKKNKNLILENIQLLSAGAKGVAIGKTEEGKTILVAGAVPGDVVNARVKKSKSKYIEAEATEIVVASPNRVTPRCVHFGVCGGCKWQNLSYEKQLAYKQDEVYNHIKRIGGIEDFETLPILGSPEPYFYRNKMEFSFSNARWLTQTEISSEENFGNRDALGFHIPGMWSKILDLKECWLQEDPSNYIRLAVKQYAVAHELEFFDVKAQTGFLRTLMLRQNSKGEWMVLFQLFRDEQENREKLFDFLLNEFPQIKTLVYCVNSKQNDSIYDQHVVTYHGDGYLMEEMDGLQFKIGPKSFFQTNYKQALELYRKTLDFADLKGDEVVYDLYTGTGTIAQYVARNAKQVIGIESVQEAINAAKEHARLNGLTNCTFYCGDMKDIFNDEFLANHPKADVLITDPPRDGMHQKVVEQILKLAPEKIVYVSCNSATQARDLALMKEHYKLVKILPVDMFPQTHHVENIALLVKI; encoded by the coding sequence ATGCGTAAGAAAAATAAAAATCTGATCCTCGAAAATATACAGCTGCTCTCTGCCGGCGCCAAAGGGGTTGCCATAGGTAAGACTGAAGAGGGCAAAACCATCCTAGTCGCCGGTGCGGTACCGGGTGATGTGGTAAATGCGAGGGTGAAGAAATCTAAATCTAAATATATCGAGGCAGAGGCTACCGAAATCGTAGTCGCTTCACCAAATCGCGTAACGCCAAGATGTGTGCATTTTGGCGTGTGTGGCGGCTGCAAATGGCAAAATCTTTCTTACGAAAAACAGTTGGCCTATAAACAGGATGAGGTGTATAACCATATCAAAAGAATCGGCGGAATCGAGGATTTTGAAACATTACCGATACTTGGCAGTCCCGAACCTTATTTTTATCGCAATAAAATGGAGTTCTCTTTCTCTAACGCACGCTGGCTGACTCAAACAGAAATCAGTTCCGAAGAAAATTTCGGTAACCGCGATGCGCTTGGTTTCCATATTCCTGGCATGTGGAGTAAAATCCTTGATTTGAAAGAATGCTGGTTGCAGGAAGATCCTTCCAATTATATTCGCCTGGCCGTAAAGCAGTACGCGGTCGCGCACGAACTCGAATTTTTCGATGTGAAAGCGCAAACAGGCTTCCTTCGTACGCTGATGCTTCGCCAAAACTCAAAAGGGGAGTGGATGGTGCTGTTTCAGTTGTTCCGTGATGAACAGGAAAACCGTGAAAAACTATTTGATTTTCTGCTCAATGAGTTTCCGCAGATCAAAACGCTCGTATATTGCGTCAACTCCAAGCAAAACGACTCCATCTACGACCAACATGTCGTAACCTATCATGGTGATGGCTATTTAATGGAAGAAATGGATGGCTTACAGTTCAAGATAGGTCCGAAATCCTTTTTCCAAACCAATTATAAGCAGGCCCTTGAGTTATATCGCAAAACTTTGGATTTTGCGGATTTAAAGGGCGATGAGGTTGTGTACGACCTTTACACCGGTACTGGGACCATCGCGCAGTATGTCGCCAGAAATGCCAAGCAAGTTATTGGGATAGAGTCTGTTCAGGAGGCCATCAATGCGGCGAAGGAACACGCCAGGCTCAATGGGTTAACCAACTGCACCTTTTATTGTGGGGATATGAAAGACATCTTTAATGATGAGTTTTTAGCCAATCACCCTAAAGCCGATGTGCTGATTACCGACCCGCCGCGCGATGGTATGCACCAGAAAGTGGTAGAGCAGATATTGAAACTGGCACCAGAGAAAATTGTATATGTGAGCTGTAACTCTGCCACACAAGCCCGCGATTTAGCGTTGATGAAAGAACACTATAAATTGGTGAAAATCTTGCCGGTCGATATGTTCCCGCAAACACATCATGTGGAAAATATTGCACTTTTGGTGAAGATATAG
- a CDS encoding thioredoxin-like domain-containing protein, translating to MSKYFLMLLVAISAMSCAKKVEVKGNFAGGSPLERIEFIEASGVATLPLVNLGVDSKGSFSGSFEAPKDGMYLMTYAGKTAMLYLKGGQQLNISGQASNFPNQFTITGDAKNNNDFIREVQQFTQNYASKINVGELVTKKEADFLKQTEKLQADIEAGIDAAAKKTSADKGVIDFKKDELKASILGLMAQYEMNHPQATQNPSYKVSKNFTDMEAKLTGNEEKMLRNQPVYRNYLLGKISPEFQDYAMAQNPTGTELPSEIFAKFLDSKKEMKQLTKDYLLAFVLSSGDIAPGMTSENQAKISKIINEKIKDAEIKKELQRVQFVIAGPKAGEDFSSAKLIKQDGSAFKIGEAKAKPTLVTFYASWNPYISEGTVPVLREVVNFYKSKVDFAFVNLDDTKEQFIKTSNAMLKGIPGANVYGEGGLNSQIAKDLGIYGFKLPSFVVVDKNGKIASRIFYNLGDPEIVSTLDKISGLKAPTVQPDVQLQNDLLAPQPENAPAK from the coding sequence ATGAGTAAATATTTTTTAATGCTTCTGGTGGCCATCAGTGCCATGTCGTGTGCAAAAAAAGTAGAGGTAAAAGGCAATTTTGCAGGCGGCTCGCCACTGGAAAGGATAGAGTTCATTGAAGCCTCTGGTGTCGCTACGCTTCCGCTGGTAAATCTAGGTGTGGACAGTAAAGGAAGCTTTTCCGGAAGTTTCGAAGCGCCAAAAGACGGCATGTACCTCATGACTTACGCCGGTAAAACCGCTATGCTTTACCTGAAAGGCGGGCAGCAGCTGAATATCTCTGGCCAGGCAAGTAATTTCCCAAACCAGTTTACCATTACCGGTGATGCAAAAAACAATAATGATTTTATACGCGAAGTGCAGCAGTTCACCCAAAATTACGCTTCGAAAATCAACGTTGGGGAACTTGTGACTAAAAAAGAAGCAGACTTCCTGAAGCAAACTGAGAAACTACAAGCCGATATAGAAGCAGGTATTGATGCGGCCGCTAAGAAAACATCCGCCGATAAAGGAGTTATAGACTTCAAAAAAGATGAGCTGAAAGCCAGCATCCTTGGGTTGATGGCTCAATATGAGATGAATCATCCGCAAGCTACGCAGAACCCTTCTTATAAAGTGTCTAAAAACTTTACCGATATGGAGGCGAAACTTACAGGTAATGAAGAAAAGATGCTCCGCAACCAGCCAGTGTACCGAAATTATCTGCTTGGCAAAATAAGCCCGGAATTTCAGGATTACGCGATGGCCCAAAACCCTACAGGTACAGAACTTCCATCAGAAATTTTTGCGAAATTTTTGGACAGCAAAAAAGAAATGAAGCAACTTACCAAAGACTATCTGTTGGCATTTGTACTTTCCAGTGGAGACATTGCACCGGGTATGACGTCTGAAAACCAAGCGAAAATCTCTAAGATCATTAATGAAAAAATAAAAGACGCAGAGATTAAGAAAGAATTGCAGCGCGTACAGTTTGTCATCGCAGGTCCTAAGGCAGGAGAAGACTTCTCTTCCGCCAAACTCATCAAGCAGGATGGTAGTGCCTTTAAAATAGGTGAAGCTAAGGCGAAACCGACACTGGTAACTTTCTACGCCTCATGGAATCCTTATATTTCTGAGGGGACTGTGCCTGTGCTTCGCGAAGTAGTGAATTTCTATAAATCAAAGGTAGATTTCGCTTTCGTTAATTTAGATGATACCAAAGAGCAGTTCATTAAAACCAGCAATGCCATGCTTAAAGGAATCCCCGGAGCCAATGTATATGGCGAAGGTGGCCTGAATTCGCAAATCGCGAAAGATTTGGGTATTTACGGCTTTAAATTGCCATCTTTCGTGGTAGTGGATAAAAATGGTAAGATAGCCAGCAGAATCTTCTACAACCTAGGTGATCCTGAAATCGTATCTACCCTAGATAAGATATCTGGTCTGAAAGCGCCCACGGTACAGCCCGATGTTCAGTTACAGAACGATCTTTTGGCGCCGCAACCAGAAAATGCTCCTGCCAAATAA
- a CDS encoding succinate dehydrogenase/fumarate reductase iron-sulfur subunit, protein MSAKKGLNLTLKIWRQKNNKSKGQFETYKISDVSTDSSFLEMLDMLNENLINEGIEPIAFDHDCREGICGMCSLYINGRAHGPDTGITTCQLHMRMFKDGETIHIEPWRSAAFPVIKDLVVDRSAFDRIMAAGGFVSVNTSGNTLDANAILVPKEDADKAMDAAACIACGACVATCKNGSAMLFVGAKVSQYALLPQGRVEAKRRVLNMVKAMDEEGFGNCSNIGACEVECPKGISLENIARMNREFMSANLDRG, encoded by the coding sequence ATGAGTGCAAAAAAAGGATTAAACCTGACTCTGAAAATTTGGAGACAGAAAAACAATAAATCAAAAGGGCAGTTTGAAACATACAAGATTTCTGATGTGTCCACAGATTCATCTTTTCTTGAGATGCTCGATATGCTCAATGAAAACCTCATCAATGAGGGCATAGAGCCTATTGCTTTCGACCACGATTGCCGCGAAGGTATTTGCGGAATGTGTTCACTTTATATCAACGGTAGAGCACACGGGCCCGACACCGGCATCACCACTTGCCAGTTACACATGCGAATGTTCAAAGACGGCGAAACCATCCACATCGAGCCTTGGCGCAGCGCTGCTTTCCCAGTAATTAAAGACTTGGTGGTTGACCGTAGCGCGTTCGACCGTATTATGGCAGCCGGCGGTTTCGTATCAGTAAACACTTCAGGCAATACCTTAGATGCAAACGCAATCTTGGTACCTAAAGAAGATGCGGACAAAGCTATGGATGCTGCCGCGTGTATCGCGTGTGGCGCCTGTGTAGCTACTTGTAAGAATGGCTCAGCCATGCTGTTTGTCGGCGCTAAAGTGTCTCAGTACGCTTTACTTCCGCAAGGCCGCGTAGAAGCCAAACGAAGAGTCTTGAATATGGTGAAAGCCATGGATGAGGAAGGCTTCGGGAACTGCTCCAATATCGGGGCCTGCGAAGTAGAATGTCCTAAAGGGATTTCCCTGGAAAATATCGCACGCATGAACCGCGAGTTTATGTCAGCCAACCTCGACAGAGGATAG
- the trmB gene encoding tRNA (guanosine(46)-N7)-methyltransferase TrmB, with protein sequence MGKNKQKRFDENKTLPNVFQPTREEAISGYHLKGKWRDEVFKNNNPIVLELGCGKGEYSVGLAKAFPEKNFIGVDIKGARFWFGAKEAVDTGLDNVAFLRTQIELIDCFFATDEVDEIWITFPDPQIKYRRTKHRMTHPDFLERYKKILKSSGIMHLKTDSEFLHGYTLGLLQGLGHEIISAHHDIYGAPEYDPETPLLREIKTYYEGLFSAKGKTITYIKFRIK encoded by the coding sequence ATGGGTAAGAATAAACAGAAAAGATTCGATGAAAACAAAACACTTCCAAACGTTTTTCAGCCGACCAGGGAAGAGGCCATCAGTGGTTACCACCTGAAAGGGAAATGGCGTGATGAGGTGTTTAAAAATAACAATCCCATCGTGTTGGAGTTGGGTTGTGGCAAAGGCGAGTATTCTGTAGGGTTGGCAAAAGCGTTTCCTGAGAAAAATTTCATCGGTGTCGATATCAAGGGCGCACGCTTTTGGTTCGGGGCCAAAGAAGCGGTGGACACAGGTTTAGACAACGTGGCATTCCTGAGAACACAGATTGAGCTTATCGACTGTTTTTTTGCCACAGATGAGGTAGATGAGATCTGGATTACCTTCCCCGATCCGCAGATAAAATACCGCCGCACGAAGCACCGCATGACGCATCCTGATTTTCTGGAGCGTTACAAAAAAATCCTGAAATCCAGCGGCATCATGCACCTTAAAACCGATTCGGAATTTCTGCATGGTTATACACTAGGTTTACTTCAGGGGCTTGGCCACGAAATTATTTCTGCCCATCACGATATTTACGGCGCACCGGAATATGATCCGGAAACACCGTTGCTACGGGAAATAAAAACTTATTACGAGGGATTGTTTTCTGCGAAAGGTAAAACCATTACGTATATTA